The Engraulis encrasicolus isolate BLACKSEA-1 chromosome 24, IST_EnEncr_1.0, whole genome shotgun sequence DNA window cacacacacacacacacacacacacacacacacacacacacacacacacacacacacatggtttgtCAACATTTTGGCTAACTCTCACTGCCATCTAAGTCATCACTGTTGCCATGGAACCCACCTGCGCGGTGAAGGTGGCAGCCTCCTGGGGCGGGTCGCTCTTGCTGTCACCGGCCACGTTGCCACGGCGAATGTCCTTGACGGACACGTTCTTGACGTTGAAGCCCACGTTGTCGCCGGGCAGCGCCTCGGAGAGGGCCTCGTGGTGCATCTCCACCGACTTGACCTCCGTGGTCACGTTGACGGGGGCGAAGGTCACCACCATGCCAGGCTTGAGGACGCCAGTCTCCACACGGCCCACGGGCACCGTGCCGATACCTTGAGAGGGGGAGGttaatattttaaaattatatttatatttatatcaaattatatatttgtgaaaaaggtggTAGGAACACTTAACCCAtgttgtcctaagccctttttgggaaagggtgccctctgcctattaaaacctaatatctcagcctccaaagcacatacagacatgaaatagGTCTTGGACCTTCATtctgcactagtatagtgttcattcagctctaacatgccctaacatttttaataaaacagaacttgaatgcagcgtatatgtcgctccaggacacaatgggttaaaccaggggtggggctgtagggggggggggggggcaagcagggcatatgCTCCTGGGCCCATTGTCTTCCCgtattggtgggggggggggggggggctattacTGTATATCCTTTGCAGGCCATACAGGGGAGCCCTGTCAATGCTatgccctggggcccagtgtgcaTTTGTTCTACCACTGACTTTAACATAATCTGAAAGTGGTGTGGACATGTCAATGTCTCTATTTCCAAACAAATAAAAAGTTCTGTGTAGCCTATGACTGCTGGAGGGTAGCTTGTGGCACGtacaaaggatggaaatattcaCAGAACGATGATCACATCTCTCACAACTCTGGCCAGTTTTGGCTCTATAAGATATTCTCTCAAGTGAGACAAACTAAACGACACATAGCACACCAACCGAATGTGTCCTCACAAGACCCGATTGCGTCAGCCAAAAAAACATAACTTCTCAAGGCTGCCCTCTGGTGGCTTCTTGGAGGAGGATCAGTGTAGTGGAGGGCGCACACATCCAACAGGAAAGCATCAgcaggcaaataaaaaatgacgtACGTGTATGTAAAAGAGaggaaggatctgcacactgtttGTAAAAAGACTGAATTTCTTTGGAGCGACATTTCGATCATAGATAAATGATcaaaacgttgctcccaataaattaagtctttagatagatagatagatagatagatagatagatagacagacagacagacagacagacagatagatcgatcgatagatagatagatagatagatagatagatagatagatagatagatagatagatagatagatagatagatagatagatagatagatagattaaactttattttttccgggttgctctgtagattaaaaagagaagtaaaaataaaataaaaaataagaaaatagatttaaaaaatacaagtaggcctacaagcaaAGTACTAGCAGTGTGCAGATCCCTCCCCTGCTTGAGGCAGGCTCACCTCCGATTTTGTAGACGTCCTGGAGGGGTAGGCGCAGGGGCTTGTCGGTGGGGCGGGAGGGGGGCTGGATGGCATCAAGGGCCTCTAGGAGGGTGGTGCCGGAGGAGTTGCCATCTTTACGGGTGATCTTCCAGCCCTTAAACCAGGTcatctgatagatagatagatagataggcattAGTTAGATCTTTGTGGTTCACATCTCATATGCAGTACATGTAGGCACCTTTTATTTAtagtgaagagaaaatccaaaaaagtgctcagggaattgttcagaaaaaatcttttcgaaggtgctctttggtgttctTGCGCCGAAAcgtgtgggtctctgctcccatgtttttaaacttattagtcatgtttcaataaaggctttttaatatttttccacaagaggagtgccttggactcccttttttgacctTTTATTTATACACACAGACATCCTCAGACATtcataatatactgtacatgtacacacatcaaTCCATATACACtcctatagagctcgaaagtgacgtcacttcccccgatttcatgggacctcaacggcgtttttagccgaaaatcgtagcatgtaatccaatggcggtattaaaatggcatttcgatccccttcgagttgtgccacgaacTCCATATATGTtggttctgatatttttgcttaattttttgtATGAACCCCttaactttttagaaagctgtgtttcttcacatttttcatgccgacggcctcggaacaaaacattgatacttctgcttgaataatctttatctatcctcttaaacagcatatttggagcccagcgcatatcatgactgagatcagaagatatttactcgctaccatgttgttagatggtcaactgaggtcccgtgaaacgcggaactaaggggtgggactttcgagctctatacaaATACACATCAGGACTGTGGTCCCAGGAGGGATATCTCCAGcccatagccccttaatgcacgccgtaccatctgaggcacgctgcaatactgtagtcattgaaaggttaattaccatagtactactctactatgacatagcacagggccttcggtaacgcactatgacttggtcattgccatactggtaacaacacatttataacccCGTGTCTGAATGGGTTAAACCAGGTCATCTGatagggcagcagcagcagcactaccaccacagacacagacgatGGCATTCAGTCTCCATGAGAACAGAGCAATTCACACAGCAGGGAAAGGAACAATGCTCTTCCCCCACCACTGAATAAAACATGAGCTAATGCAGGTGTAATCACCATAATTGGATATCCATTTGCAAAGACCGCAAAGAGCTGCAACTTAGACGCCAGAATCATATGCCATAGAACGCAGGCGAGATGGCAGCTACTATCATTGCAGCATGGATTAACAACGGCAAATATGGGACAACTTCTATGTTAAATACAGTAGTAGGTGAAGTAATGGATCGTTACAATTAGCGGTGAACTGATACAGGAGATACAGTGTACAGAAACAGTAtaaagaaccacacacacacacacacacacacacacacacacacacacacacacacacacacacacacacacacacacacacacacacacacacacacacacacacacaaggtcctgtATGTAaccagacacccacccaccctctccaACTCTGACATTGCGAGGGAGGGCCAGCGAGCCACTTTACTTCACGGCTGGACTCTAGCATAGTgtttgtcctgtcctgcctattgTCATGTCAATAGCCCGAtttgcacgggataaatattacctatggacccctggtgaTTTGCAATTACCCCcagacctccgtgattttttgaggcgcattcggacgggataaataaacgtctgttatttactcaattcacagacattataagcgggtgcagacggcgcgcctctgtgaaattaccccaggacgtctgtgtttcactgaaatacagtaggtaattcgtggcggaattattacctcacaaatcgcagacatggcacattcgcacaggactaagaactcacacattctccgtaattattctgaattaccaggggtccataggtaattaaAGTCCCGTCCAAATCGGGCTAATGTCTGGTTATATCTgggtaaatgtgtaatgtaatgtgttaaatcagtggttctgaactttttttgaacaaatgccccccaaGCAATAAAATAGACTgatgcccccaatggcaccttAGCACCACTGTATCTCAGctgtatatatctctctctcacacacacacacacacacacacacgcacgcacgcacacgcacacgcacacacacacacacacacacacacacacacacgcacgcacgcacgcgcacacacacacacgtacacacttacgTTAGGGCTGGGCTCCAGCATGTTGTCCCCGTTCCAGCCGGAGATGGGCACGAAGGCCACGGTGTCGGGGTTGTAGCCGATCTTCTTGATGTAGGTGCTGACCTCCTTGACGATCTCCTCGTAGCGCTTCTGGCTGTAGTTGGGCTCGGTGGAGTCCATCTTGTTGATGCCCACGATCAGCTGCTTGACGCCCAGCGTGTAGGCCAGCAGGGCGTGCTCGCGCGTCTGCCCGTTCTTGGAGATGCCCGCCTCGAACTCGCCCACGCCCGCCGCCACGATCAGCACCGCACAGTCCGCCTGGAGACAAGACAACACAAAGGGGAAAAAGGTGTAGTCGAATTAAAATGAATGATTCTTTACTGCTACtataatacatgggttctaaatgttgtttataacctgactgcgcgaacctagctgcgcacaactcaacctctgattgttggaaaccgctgtcggtcaaaaaattagctcacgtggttggctgccagtgtcttgcccctcctcataacatcgtgttgacaaacactgagaacccatgtataataataataataataataaatattattaatacttattattttaattactattattattaatcatTACTGCAATAATACTAGTGTTTAATAATATCTATTATTAGTAATCCCAATAAGAGGAGGAAGTCTAGTcaagcattacattatatttttccCTTTATACAGATATTAGGCTCAACAAGAGCTGACAGCATATTGTGCTAATTACTGCCGAGGGACGTAAAGCATGTCACCTGTGCTGCAGATAGCCAATTAAGTTTACCTGggagtagggatggcgaaaatttttacaaatcttaaccggctactgagccttattaaccggtggttaaccgtgACACAACATtcacgtgcctgatatgcacagcactgaatttTCACATGAGCCTTTTTTTAGCTGCGTAGACAGGACATGTCATGTCGGCGTACAAATAGTCACTATAGCAACCGGTAAACTGTTGGCTCTGTGCTGTGGTTGCGCTTAATAAATTCTGCCATGGGACGGCTCATGCTCACATTTATCATTTTTAGATATTGAGTGATTTGGGGGGGCGATTAACCGTTGGCAGAAAAATGTAACCGATCGATTTATCCAGTCGACTACCTGTTAaacggctaccggttaacatccctacctGGGAAGTGCCGGTGATCATGTTCTTGATGAAGTCCCTGTGGCCGGGGGCGTCGATGATGGTGACGTAGTACTTGCTGGTCTCGAACTTCCACAGGGAGATGTCGATGGTGATGCCACGCTCCCGCTCGGCCTTCAGCTTGTCCAGCACCCAGGCGTACTTGAAGGAGCCCTTGCCCATCTACAGAAGAGCAAACAAAGCCAACtcaacatgaagag harbors:
- the LOC134441511 gene encoding elongation factor 1-alpha, somatic form-like, with the translated sequence MGKEKLHINIVVIGHVDSGKSTTTGHLIYKCGGIDKRTIEKFEKEAAEMGKGSFKYAWVLDKLKAERERGITIDISLWKFETSKYYVTIIDAPGHRDFIKNMITGTSQADCAVLIVAAGVGEFEAGISKNGQTREHALLAYTLGVKQLIVGINKMDSTEPNYSQKRYEEIVKEVSTYIKKIGYNPDTVAFVPISGWNGDNMLEPSPNMTWFKGWKITRKDGNSSGTTLLEALDAIQPPSRPTDKPLRLPLQDVYKIGGIGTVPVGRVETGVLKPGMVVTFAPVNVTTEVKSVEMHHEALSEALPGDNVGFNVKNVSVKDIRRGNVAGDSKSDPPQEAATFTAQVIILNHPGQISAGYAPVLDCHTAHIACKFAELKEKIDRRSGKKLEDNPKNLKSGDAAIVDMIPGKPMCVESFSEYPPLGRFAVRDMRQTVAVGVIKAVEKKALTGGKVTKSAQKAAKGK